In a single window of the Desulfovibrio mangrovi genome:
- a CDS encoding ATP synthase F0 subunit B, translating to MKGLRILTGALALTLLAVVAAVASEAAGGGHELPWGNFAARVVTFAVVVGVIWFKAGKKIVGFFSGRRTGIEQELADLETRKTQARKSLADVEQRIANIEAERNEIIAEYRAQGERIKAAIIEKAEQTASQITAQATKTAETEVKQAVEQMRAEMAELVVSAAEQMLAEKLTNEDHEKLIDKYLTKVVLN from the coding sequence TTGAAAGGGCTTAGAATTCTAACCGGTGCATTGGCGCTTACACTGCTCGCAGTTGTGGCAGCCGTAGCATCCGAGGCCGCGGGCGGTGGTCATGAGTTGCCTTGGGGCAACTTCGCAGCTCGCGTCGTCACCTTTGCCGTGGTGGTAGGGGTAATCTGGTTTAAGGCTGGCAAGAAGATCGTGGGCTTCTTCTCCGGTCGCCGCACTGGCATTGAGCAGGAACTTGCGGATCTCGAAACCCGTAAGACCCAGGCTCGCAAGAGCCTTGCCGATGTCGAGCAGCGTATTGCCAACATCGAGGCCGAGCGTAATGAGATTATCGCTGAGTACCGTGCTCAGGGTGAGCGTATCAAGGCAGCCATCATTGAGAAGGCTGAACAGACCGCTTCCCAGATTACGGCACAGGCCACCAAGACCGCTGAGACTGAAGTGAAGCAGGCCGTTGAGCAGATGCGTGCTGAAATGGCCGAACTCGTTGTAAGCGCCGCCGAGCAGATGCTCGCCGAAAAGCTGACCAACGAAGATCACGAAAAGCTCATCGATAAATACTTAACGAAGGTGGTGCTCAATTGA
- the rodA gene encoding rod shape-determining protein RodA has product MAIDRRLLTHMNWGLVLMTAILFCVGVLNLYSASAFMSEDGIAMGSFYQKQLVWGGVGLLGMLLVMVLDYRHWRSLAWPVFILTVVLLAMVPIAGKTIYGAKRWISLGFFNLQPSELAKIAAILIAAKLLARNSHPLGWGEFVKVIGVCLIPAVFILKQPDLGTTLNMLLNVGGIILFRGLSKGVFRTCLVAFPACLPIGWMFMKDYQKQRVLTFLNPGDDPLGSGYHIIQSQIAIGSGEVWGKGFMEGTQSQLRFLPEKHTDFAIAVFGEEWGFVGCTILLILFCLFLLAIFNTARDAKDRFGSFLSAGVFFYFFWQFLINMGMVMGLMPVVGIPLPFISYGGSATLVNFCLIGLVLNVSMRRFVFKTN; this is encoded by the coding sequence ATGGCCATTGACAGACGACTGCTGACGCACATGAACTGGGGGCTCGTTCTCATGACGGCCATCCTTTTCTGTGTGGGCGTTCTTAATCTTTACTCCGCCAGTGCGTTCATGTCGGAAGACGGCATCGCCATGGGCAGCTTTTATCAGAAGCAGCTTGTCTGGGGCGGAGTCGGGCTGCTCGGCATGCTCCTTGTCATGGTGCTGGACTATCGCCATTGGCGTAGCCTGGCCTGGCCCGTATTTATTCTCACCGTTGTGCTGCTGGCCATGGTGCCCATTGCAGGTAAGACAATTTATGGCGCAAAGCGATGGATATCGCTCGGCTTCTTTAACCTGCAACCGAGCGAACTGGCCAAGATTGCCGCCATTCTCATCGCGGCCAAGTTGCTGGCCCGCAATTCGCATCCGCTGGGCTGGGGAGAGTTTGTCAAGGTCATCGGTGTGTGCCTTATTCCTGCCGTGTTCATTCTCAAGCAGCCAGATTTGGGGACCACGCTGAACATGTTGCTCAACGTGGGCGGCATCATCCTCTTCCGTGGCCTGAGCAAGGGGGTGTTCAGAACCTGTCTGGTGGCGTTTCCCGCATGTCTACCCATTGGCTGGATGTTTATGAAGGACTATCAGAAGCAGCGCGTTCTGACGTTCCTGAACCCGGGCGATGACCCTCTCGGTTCAGGGTATCATATCATCCAATCACAGATCGCCATCGGTTCTGGCGAGGTGTGGGGCAAGGGATTCATGGAAGGAACCCAGTCTCAACTGCGCTTTCTTCCGGAAAAACACACTGACTTCGCCATTGCCGTGTTTGGTGAGGAATGGGGCTTTGTGGGATGCACGATCCTTCTGATTCTGTTCTGCCTTTTTCTGCTCGCCATCTTTAATACTGCCAGAGATGCCAAGGACCGCTTCGGCTCATTCCTTTCTGCAGGGGTTTTCTTCTATTTTTTCTGGCAGTTTCTGATAAACATGGGCATGGTTATGGGGCTTATGCCGGTGGTTGGCATCCCCTTGCCCTTTATCAGCTATGGTGGTAGCGCCACACTGGTAAACTTTTGCCTCATAGGGCTGGTTTTGAATGTCTCGATGAGGCGGTTTGTCTTTAAAACGAATTGA
- a CDS encoding bactofilin family protein — MARDEINAFLGSGTVYQGKLNFQGSVRIDGVFNGEVQSEGTLIIGKDARVEGQVRVGQLILSGNIQGEIIATKKAVLHRTANLVGSLQAPVLMVEEGAKLEGHIAMQASVTPDKGAKEASGQK; from the coding sequence ATGGCCAGAGATGAAATCAATGCCTTTCTCGGTTCCGGGACCGTGTATCAGGGCAAATTGAATTTCCAGGGCTCGGTGCGCATAGACGGCGTTTTCAACGGCGAAGTGCAATCCGAGGGAACTCTCATAATCGGCAAGGACGCTCGGGTCGAAGGACAGGTGCGGGTAGGCCAGCTTATTCTTTCTGGTAATATTCAGGGCGAAATCATCGCCACTAAGAAGGCTGTGCTGCATCGCACCGCCAACCTTGTCGGCAGCTTGCAGGCTCCCGTCCTCATGGTGGAGGAAGGTGCCAAGCTGGAAGGTCACATCGCCATGCAGGCCTCCGTTACCCCTGACAAAGGGGCAAAAGAGGCCTCCGGGCAGAAATAG
- the atpH gene encoding ATP synthase F1 subunit delta — MTGNIVARRYARALFSIGKKAGAKELDSFGQELASLAKAIEGTPELGKVFRNPIFSQEEKRAVIEKVLDSVKASAIVRNFCFLLAEKDRLALIPDIQAFYNILLDAEQGVVRGELITAVELPEAKREAVKTQLEKQANQKLILDFGVNKGILGGVLLKIGDQVLDASLRAQLGILKENIKRGE, encoded by the coding sequence TTGACCGGCAATATCGTAGCACGCAGATACGCCAGGGCACTCTTCTCCATCGGTAAGAAAGCCGGTGCGAAGGAACTTGATTCCTTCGGACAGGAACTTGCCTCCCTGGCGAAGGCCATTGAGGGCACGCCTGAGCTCGGTAAGGTGTTCCGCAACCCGATCTTCTCTCAGGAAGAAAAGCGCGCGGTCATCGAAAAGGTTCTCGACAGCGTCAAGGCAAGCGCGATCGTCCGCAACTTCTGTTTCCTGCTGGCGGAAAAGGATCGACTTGCACTGATTCCTGACATTCAGGCGTTCTACAACATTCTGCTCGACGCTGAGCAGGGAGTTGTTCGCGGTGAGCTCATCACTGCGGTAGAACTTCCCGAGGCGAAGCGCGAGGCGGTAAAAACCCAGCTGGAAAAACAAGCAAACCAGAAGCTCATCCTGGACTTCGGCGTTAACAAGGGCATCCTTGGTGGCGTTCTGCTGAAGATCGGCGACCAGGTGCTTGACGCGAGCCTCCGCGCTCAGCTGGGTATCTTGAAAGAAAACATCAAGAGGGGTGAGTAG
- a CDS encoding ATP synthase F0 subunit B, with protein sequence MINLDITLVIQLVNFLVVLFVLNALLIRPIREIIKQRQDKMSGLLGDAEQFVGSAEAKLKNYEAALTEARKNATAEREKVKEAALVQEAGILAKANQEAQAVISASREKVTADVAKAMETLKGQVGALAGKATAKVLG encoded by the coding sequence ATGATCAATCTGGATATTACATTAGTTATCCAATTGGTGAACTTCCTCGTCGTGCTGTTTGTCTTGAACGCTCTCCTGATTCGTCCGATTCGGGAAATCATCAAGCAGCGGCAGGATAAGATGTCGGGTCTGCTGGGCGATGCTGAACAGTTTGTTGGTTCTGCGGAAGCGAAACTCAAGAACTATGAGGCTGCCCTTACCGAAGCACGCAAGAACGCCACCGCTGAGCGTGAAAAGGTAAAGGAAGCGGCACTCGTCCAGGAAGCAGGCATCCTCGCCAAAGCCAACCAGGAGGCGCAGGCTGTTATTTCCGCTTCTAGGGAAAAGGTGACCGCCGACGTCGCCAAGGCTATGGAGACTCTCAAGGGCCAAGTGGGTGCCCTTGCTGGTAAAGCCACGGCCAAAGTGCTCGGATAA